One Phocaeicola dorei genomic region harbors:
- a CDS encoding glycosyltransferase family 2 protein — MMHKRVSVIIVTYNSEKHIYDCLSSIYRYNDIGDLLEVIIVDNNSCNKDLMFESINRLYPQTKLIDNPKNGGYGQGNNMGVKNSLGDIILIMNPDVRMVEPLFKKAVNYFDSNKEVALLGMKQWYNKGKEGLSFDVDPSYSFLHPFLCAIKSRIYNKLSKFDNRDMYINGSCFFICKQPFVKIGMFDEKIFMYCEEKDLNRRLRNSGYEITFDKNMNYFHLAGERSFSYDEFRMTLDSELYYYRKNNLDEIECLEKRISLFEFVYFFNRIRLKNQINLNFYKAVHECKRRIDEIKKR; from the coding sequence ATGATGCATAAGAGAGTTTCTGTTATTATTGTAACCTATAATTCAGAGAAACACATTTATGATTGTTTATCTTCAATTTATCGTTATAATGATATTGGAGATTTATTAGAAGTTATAATTGTAGATAATAATAGTTGCAATAAAGATTTGATGTTTGAGTCTATTAATCGATTATATCCTCAAACTAAATTGATAGATAATCCTAAAAATGGTGGTTATGGTCAAGGTAATAACATGGGAGTAAAGAATAGTTTGGGAGATATTATTCTGATAATGAATCCAGATGTAAGAATGGTAGAGCCTTTGTTTAAAAAAGCGGTAAACTATTTTGATTCTAATAAGGAAGTAGCTTTATTGGGAATGAAACAGTGGTATAACAAAGGAAAAGAAGGTTTATCGTTTGATGTTGACCCTTCATATTCATTTTTGCATCCTTTTTTATGCGCTATAAAATCTCGTATATATAATAAATTATCTAAGTTTGATAACCGCGATATGTATATAAATGGTTCGTGTTTTTTTATTTGCAAGCAGCCATTTGTAAAAATAGGCATGTTTGATGAAAAGATTTTTATGTATTGTGAAGAGAAAGACTTGAATCGAAGGTTGAGAAACAGTGGATATGAAATAACTTTTGACAAGAATATGAATTATTTCCATTTAGCAGGAGAAAGATCTTTTTCTTATGATGAGTTTAGAATGACGTTAGATTCAGAGTTGTATTATTATCGTAAAAATAATTTGGATGAGATAGAATGTCTCGAAAAGAGGATTTCATTGTTTGAGTTTGTGTATTTCTTTAATAGAATAAGATTGAAGAATCAGATTAATTTAAATTTTTATAAAGCTGTTCATGAATGTAAACGTCGTATTGATGAAATAAAAAAGCGGTAA
- a CDS encoding LicD family protein, which translates to MPSVMTSHGAIRYKTIPLFPGVKRIDKEIAFENLCLLKSILDANGIKFQLAFGTLLGVVREHDFIDHDEDIDLAFLDEDRNALWNILPDLMKMGFRVCRYDRRDLLSVMRKGEYIDFYFYRPWQEGYRICSGWVNVEKHLINTAQIEFKGISFPVPLDYEEYLVGEYGADWRIPLQWNNYQMPKWKIAMFNVKEHLKDVLPDWLFSLIAKRSERALYTKCCMRLNKNLGQLLPQIEE; encoded by the coding sequence ATGCCTAGTGTTATGACTTCTCATGGGGCTATTCGTTATAAGACCATTCCTCTTTTTCCAGGTGTAAAGCGTATTGATAAGGAAATCGCATTTGAAAACTTATGTCTTCTTAAATCTATATTGGATGCTAACGGGATTAAATTTCAGCTAGCTTTCGGAACTCTGTTGGGAGTTGTTCGTGAACATGATTTTATAGACCATGACGAGGATATTGATCTTGCTTTTCTCGATGAAGACCGTAATGCTCTTTGGAATATATTGCCTGACTTGATGAAAATGGGATTTCGAGTTTGTCGTTATGATAGACGAGATCTTCTTTCTGTTATGAGAAAAGGCGAATATATTGATTTCTATTTTTATCGTCCTTGGCAGGAAGGATATAGGATTTGTTCAGGTTGGGTAAATGTAGAAAAGCATCTTATAAATACAGCTCAAATAGAATTTAAGGGAATATCTTTTCCTGTTCCGTTAGATTATGAAGAGTATTTGGTGGGGGAGTACGGCGCAGATTGGCGCATTCCGTTACAATGGAATAATTATCAAATGCCCAAATGGAAAATTGCAATGTTTAATGTAAAAGAGCATTTAAAAGATGTTTTGCCCGATTGGCTTTTTTCTTTAATTGCAAAAAGATCAGAAAGAGCATTATATACTAAATGCTGCATGAGATTGAATAAAAACTTAGGACAATTATTACCACAAATAGAAGAATGA
- a CDS encoding EpsG family protein — protein MNLTLLFFLLLLGVSCSFYTPHRWYNKIYWIIAAMLSVVIGLRDFSVQDTENYAALYSGITAFDLSSISLFSFEPGFQYYTHFLKKIAGGNLNGYFFLLALTNYVFIYFALNNWGKWHTPDNKKLNSVLFLVLYSSFFGMFYNAIVVRAGLALSILLLATSLLSKSQLNYKDLFFAGCFFVVALSFHYSSFLGIVACVIYRIGGRKSSKIYIIIWNLLFLIFILRLSPYVVSILLGGIISVFGMFDGTDLAKYSYYLDELYKLTYAIPYRGVFYFVIGWFFIHYKTNNILYYKALNVYLVGLLGTALFYSIEQISRITDYFLIYSIFLLYILFERYLDRKSGALLYLCTVTIQFVFFIRIIYDA, from the coding sequence CTATTGTTATTGGGCGTATCCTGTTCATTTTATACTCCCCATAGGTGGTATAATAAAATATATTGGATAATAGCTGCCATGCTATCTGTTGTTATAGGATTACGTGATTTTTCTGTTCAAGATACTGAAAACTATGCAGCTTTATATTCGGGAATTACCGCTTTTGATTTGTCTTCTATCTCGCTATTTTCATTTGAACCGGGTTTTCAATATTATACGCATTTTTTAAAAAAGATTGCAGGAGGAAATCTTAATGGCTATTTCTTTCTCTTAGCATTGACTAATTATGTATTCATTTATTTCGCATTAAATAATTGGGGAAAATGGCATACTCCAGATAATAAAAAGCTAAATTCAGTTTTATTCTTGGTTCTCTATAGTTCATTTTTTGGAATGTTTTACAATGCCATAGTTGTCAGAGCTGGGCTTGCATTATCGATTTTACTATTAGCAACCTCTCTTTTATCTAAGTCACAGCTTAATTATAAAGATTTGTTTTTTGCAGGATGTTTTTTTGTTGTTGCATTGTCTTTCCATTATTCTTCTTTTTTAGGTATTGTTGCCTGTGTTATATATAGGATAGGGGGACGAAAATCTTCTAAAATATATATTATTATTTGGAATCTATTGTTTTTGATATTTATTTTACGTTTAAGTCCTTATGTCGTTTCTATATTGTTGGGGGGCATTATATCTGTATTTGGGATGTTTGATGGTACAGATTTAGCTAAATATTCCTATTATCTAGACGAACTATATAAACTAACGTATGCAATTCCGTATAGAGGTGTTTTTTATTTTGTGATCGGATGGTTTTTTATCCATTATAAGACAAATAATATTTTATATTATAAAGCTTTAAATGTTTATTTAGTAGGTTTGTTAGGAACTGCCTTGTTTTATTCTATAGAGCAAATTTCACGTATCACCGATTATTTCCTAATTTATTCTATCTTCCTTTTATACATTTTGTTTGAAAGATATTTAGATAGAAAATCAGGTGCTTTATTATACTTATGTACTGTAACCATTCAGTTTGTTTTTTTTATTAGAATTATATATGATGCATAA